CGCCGGGCCGGTAGAAGGCGTCGAGCCCGTCGAAGGCGTCGCTCAGCAAAGCGGCGCCGCAGGCCGTCGCCTCGAACAGCCGGCCCGACGGGCACCAGCCCATGGCGGCCATCGCCGCCCGCGTGACGTTGAGGGTCAGGCGCGAGGAGGCGTAGAAGGAAGGATGCTCCTGCGGGGCCAGATGGCGCACGAAGAAGATGTTGTCGGTCCAGGGAAAATCCTGCGGGTACTGCGCCCCGCCGATCAGGAAGCGCCGGTCCGGCCGTTGCCGCGCCGGCTCGACGAGGCAGGACAGCACCTTGGCCTGCCGGTCGGCCGCGTAGGTGCCGAGATAGGAGAGGTCGGCGGCATACTGCGCTCGGGCTGCCGCCGGCCGGTGCACCTCCGGGTCGACATGGCCGTAGAGCGCCGCCGTGCGGCGCGCACCGAGATCGTCCCGGAGCGCGTCGAGCGCCGGGCCGCCGGTATAGCTGAGCACGAGGTCGAAGCCGGAATATCCTCGCGGCCCGACGTAATCCACCGCCTCGCCGCGGCGCAAGGAATCGAGGGTGACGGGGGTGTCGAGGTCGTAGAACACCCGCAAGCCCGAAGATCCCAGGACGAGGTCGGTGGCCGCGTGCGCGTCGGGGCAGTAGGAGGTCACCATCGCGACGTCGGCCTCCATCACGTCGCGGGCGGCCTGTCCCCGGATCTCCGCCCAGTCGGAGAACAGCACCAGGCGCCCGTTCGGGATCTCGGTCAGGTCGCGGTGGGGGGCGTAGAAGGGCAGGTCGC
This is a stretch of genomic DNA from Methylobacterium sp. 17Sr1-1. It encodes these proteins:
- a CDS encoding glycosyltransferase, which encodes MRLVVFGLTISSSWGNGHATLWRGLVRALARRGHSVVFYERDLPFYAPHRDLTEIPNGRLVLFSDWAEIRGQAARDVMEADVAMVTSYCPDAHAATDLVLGSSGLRVFYDLDTPVTLDSLRRGEAVDYVGPRGYSGFDLVLSYTGGPALDALRDDLGARRTAALYGHVDPEVHRPAAARAQYAADLSYLGTYAADRQAKVLSCLVEPARQRPDRRFLIGGAQYPQDFPWTDNIFFVRHLAPQEHPSFYASSRLTLNVTRAAMAAMGWCPSGRLFEATACGAALLSDAFDGLDAFYRPGEEILLAETPDAVLAALDRSDAELRRIAQAGRARTLDHHTAAHRAAELEAILDAARHPVARNPITMEA